Within bacterium, the genomic segment TCTTCCGCCCCTTCGATGTGAAGGCACTGCTGGCTAGACTGTGCGAGGATCTGCAGACCAAGGCGCGCGATTACGGAGTCAACGTGGTTTTTTCCCCCAGCAACGACGAAGAAAAGCTGCTAGCCAACGGCGACCCGGAGCGGTTGATGCAGGCCCTCCTCAACCTCGGCGAGAATGCCATCAAATACAACATCCAGGGTGGAAAAGTGGAGATCGGCTGCCGTCGGCTGGGGGACAAGGTGGAGATCTTTATCGCCGATACCGGCCGCGGGATTCCGCGGGAGCACCTGCCACGCATCTTTGAACGCTTCTATCGGGTGGACAAAGAGCGCTCGCGCGCCGTCGGTGGCACCGGTCTCGGTCTGGCCATCGTCAAGCACATCGTCGAAGCCCACGGTAGCCACGTCGAGGTGCAAAGCGAGGTCAACCAAGGCTCCCGCTTCAGCTTTACGTTGAAGTGAAAAGCGCCGCATCCTGCATGGAACCGCGGGGTTTTGTGTTTTCCCCGCGCTGTTCTATTTAGTCATCTGCATTCCGCAGATTCCACCGCTATTATTACACATCGTTTTCGTCCGGCGTTTCGCATGCCGTCTCTGTTCACCAGGAAATCTCATGTCAGTCAAACAAAAAGCAATCCATGGCATCATGTGGACGGGGCTGGCCAAGGCCTGTATGCAGGGTGTGATCTTCCTGATCATGCTCGTCCTCGCACGGCTGCTGAGTCCCCAGGATTTTGGCATTGTCGGGATGGCTGCCATTGTCACGGTAGCGATTTCTCTGGTTAATGACCGGGGTCTCGGGACGGCGATTATCCAAAAGAGCGACGTCAGCGAGGACCATCTGAATTCGGTCTTCTATGGCGGTCTCCTCTTCGGAATCCTGCTCTTCGCCCTGTCGGTGGCAGCCTCTTACCCCATGGCGATCTTCTTCAAGAATCCCGCTGTCCAGCCGGTTATCGCCGTACTCGGTTTCGGCTTTGTCATCGGCTCTCTTGGCATCATCCAAAAATCGATTCTGAACAAGGAACTGGCGTTCAAGAAGCTGGCTATCGCGGAGGTCACCGCATCCCTGGCTAGCGGTGTGGTCTCGATTGTACTGGCTCTGATGCGGTTCGGGGTCTGGAGTCTGGTGTTGGGGGCTTTGGTGCGGGATGGAGTGAATGTGGGTCTGGTCTGGATCTATTGCCGGTGGAGGCCGCGCTGGTTCTTCTCTTGGCCGCAATTCAAGGAACTCTTCGCCTTCAGCGCCAAGGTGCTTGGTAACGACGTCGTCTCCTATGCGGTCATGAACATGGATATACTGATCATCGGCAGACTGCTGGGAAGCGAAGCCCTCGGCTACTATACCCTGGCCCTGAATCTGGTCAAGATGCCGGTCACACGTCTCTCTTCCGTGGTCTCGAAGGTAGCTTTCCCCGCCTTTTCTGCCATCCAGGATGATCGTAAAAAGTTGCAAAAGGGCTTTCTCAAATCGTCGGCGCTGCTCTCCATCATCATTTTTCCGTTGCTGCTCGGCCTCGCTCTTTATGCGCGGGAATTCATTACGCTCTTCATCGGCGCCAAATGGCTGCCCATGGCGATGCCCCTGATCCTTCTGGTGCCGCTCGGATTGGCCAAATCGGTGAGTGTGATCCGCTGGCCAGCCTTGATGGCTCTCGGGCGGCCGGACATCGAACTGAAGTGGAACCTCGCCTACATTCTGCCCCTGGCAGCCACCCTCTATTTCGGAGCGCGGATCAGCCTCGAAGGTGCTGCGGCCGGCATCTCCCTCCTCCTCGTTCTCACCTTCCCCCTGGTGCAAACCATCTCGGACCGTGTCATCCGCCTCGGCGATCGGGAATTCTATGTCTCGATTGCTCCGGCCGCCTTCGCCGGTGCCGCGATGGTGCTATCCACCCTGCTGTTCAAGGCCTACCTGCTGCCCCTGATCCCCCTCAGCCTTCTGGCGCACTTTATTGCGGGCGTCGTGTTCAGCAGCGCCGTGTACCTGTTAACGCTCTCAAGAGTGGCTCGCCCGCTGCTGCAGGAACTGCGTGCCCTTGTCCAGACGCAGCGGAGCAAATGACGGAATTCATCCCTAAATTTTCAGCGCCTTCATCTGGTCATACTGCTGCAGCATGTCGGCAAGAAACGTGATGGTATCGCGCGGCAGCAGGGCATTGCTGCGGCCGCTCTTGACCCACATCGCCGCACGCCGTTCTCCCACGCTCCGCGCCACCAACGCGCCATCAAGATCATAGGCGTCGATCAGGGCTGAAAGATACCGCGCGCCGATACGAATATTGTAAACCGGATTCAGCAGGACCTCATCCGGCGTGATCCAGTTCAGATGCTCCGATCGGGCGACGAACGAGCCGATCGTGGGTGTGATCGCCATCAGCCCCATCGCACCGTAATCCGAAATATATTCGGGATTCCAGGTCCCGTTGGTTTCCCGGGTGATGAGAGCGCAGAGAAAATCAGGGTCGAGGCTGGAGTAATTGGCACAGGCATCGGTGATCTCCTTGGCGATCTCATATTTCAAATGGGTGGGCATGGTCCGGTTGTACTGGCTGATGATGGCAATGATGCGCTGGATGTTGTATTGACGCACGCTCTCGACGCTCATGGTCGACCGCATGCCCTTGATCACCTGTTCGAGTTCGGCAATCTTGCGAATATACCGCTGGTTGTAGGTGTACTTGAAGCCAGAGACGACGATGATGATCAGAGCCAGAACGGACAGGATCCAGAGCGCCGTCCTGAGATAATTGGCGACCTTGTCCCGTTTGGTTGGCATGGCGAACTCCATTTAAAATAGGGTGCGGTAATGTGATGTAAGATACACAAATATTCCACCGCAAACAACGGTTTTATCGTGCCTCGGGCGCATGCGCTCCGTTCCGGCCGTAAATTTCCTTGCTTGTTTCCCCAATTATGGATAATTTGCCTGGAATGATACTGACAATCTCAATAATATTTTCACTTTACCTCCTGATCATCGCGTGGCTGCTGTATGGCATCCTCCGGCTCCGCCGCCCGCCTGCACCCGTTTCGTTGCCCAGCCTGAGTGTGATGGTCGCCGCCCGGAACGAGGGTGCATTTCTCGGTGAGTGCCTCGAAGCACTGAGTGCGCAGGACTATGCGGGCGACTGGGAAGTACTGATCGTCGATGACGGTTCCAGCGACGCCACCCGCGCGATTGCCCGTGCCGGCGTAGAGCGGCACCCTCGCTGGCAACTCCTCGGCAACGACTATCCCGAGCGTTGGCGTAGTCGCAAAAAGGGGGCACTGGAGAGCGCCTTGCGACGTGCCCGCGGCGAGTATCTTCTCTTCACCGATGCCGACTGCACGCCGCCGCCGGCCTGGGTGGCGCAAATGGCAGCCGTGCTCGCATCAGGAGCGGCCGTATGCGTAGGCTTTTCCCCCTTGACAGCTTCG encodes:
- a CDS encoding MOP flippase family protein translates to MSVKQKAIHGIMWTGLAKACMQGVIFLIMLVLARLLSPQDFGIVGMAAIVTVAISLVNDRGLGTAIIQKSDVSEDHLNSVFYGGLLFGILLFALSVAASYPMAIFFKNPAVQPVIAVLGFGFVIGSLGIIQKSILNKELAFKKLAIAEVTASLASGVVSIVLALMRFGVWSLVLGALVRDGVNVGLVWIYCRWRPRWFFSWPQFKELFAFSAKVLGNDVVSYAVMNMDILIIGRLLGSEALGYYTLALNLVKMPVTRLSSVVSKVAFPAFSAIQDDRKKLQKGFLKSSALLSIIIFPLLLGLALYAREFITLFIGAKWLPMAMPLILLVPLGLAKSVSVIRWPALMALGRPDIELKWNLAYILPLAATLYFGARISLEGAAAGISLLLVLTFPLVQTISDRVIRLGDREFYVSIAPAAFAGAAMVLSTLLFKAYLLPLIPLSLLAHFIAGVVFSSAVYLLTLSRVARPLLQELRALVQTQRSK
- a CDS encoding transglycosylase SLT domain-containing protein — encoded protein: MPTKRDKVANYLRTALWILSVLALIIIVVSGFKYTYNQRYIRKIAELEQVIKGMRSTMSVESVRQYNIQRIIAIISQYNRTMPTHLKYEIAKEITDACANYSSLDPDFLCALITRETNGTWNPEYISDYGAMGLMAITPTIGSFVARSEHLNWITPDEVLLNPVYNIRIGARYLSALIDAYDLDGALVARSVGERRAAMWVKSGRSNALLPRDTITFLADMLQQYDQMKALKI